One segment of Ziziphus jujuba cultivar Dongzao chromosome 12, ASM3175591v1 DNA contains the following:
- the LOC107409783 gene encoding hydroxyproline O-galactosyltransferase GALT6, whose protein sequence is MKRVKSDTLWSPSRVGLLQVLMGVVFFYLLLMSFEMPLVLRTSLGSGSGDGSFGFLSDSFPRPFALETEEELADIDAPSRPANDPLRLFGGSPYRSPERRRIREFNKVSSLVFNETAFDSNAGRDEFPELHKAAKNAWVAGKKLWDELESGKVELEPNTKSENRSEPCPHSITLSGSEFEARNRVLVIPCGLTLWSHITVVGTPRWAHKESDPLISVLKEGDDSVMVSQFMMELQGLKTVDGEDPPRILHFNPRLKGDWSGRPVIEQNTCYRMQWGSALRCEGWKSRADEETVDGQLKCEKWIRDDDNHSEESKAMWWLNRLIGRTKKVTLEWPYPFVEDKLFVLTVSAGLEGYHINVDGRHVTSFPYRTGFVLEDATGLYVNGDIDVRSVFAASLPTSHPSFAPQMHLEMSPKWKAPPVPYDRVELFIGILSAGNHFSERMAVRKSWMQHKLIKSSHVVARFFVALNGRKEVNVELKKEAEYFGDIVVVPYMDNYDLVVLKTIAIAEYGVRTMAAKNIMKCDDDTFVRVDAVLKEVCKVHVGRSLYVGNMNYHHKPLRYGKWAVTYEEWPEEDYPPYANGPGYIISRDIAEFIISEFEKHRLRLFKMEDVSMGMWVEQFNRSRTVEYLHSQKFCQFGCIEDYLTAHYQSPRQMMCMWGKLQQYHGKPQCCNMR, encoded by the exons ATGAAGCGAGTGAAGTCCGACACGCTCTGGTCTCCGAGTCGAGTCGGATTGCTGCAAGTTTTGATGGGCGTAGTGTTCTTCTACCTACTCCTCATGAGCTTCGAAATGCCTCTGGTGCTCAGAACAAGTCTCGGGTCGGGTTCGGGTGATGGGTCATTCGGGTTTCTCAGCGATTCGTTTCCGAGGCCTTTCGCGCTTGAAACTGAAGAGGAATTGGCTGATATAGACGCCCCGAGCCGACCCGCCAATGACCCACTTCGGTTGTTCGGTGGCTCGCCGTACCGTTCGCCGGAGAGGCGGCGTATAAGGGAGTTCAATAAAGTTTCCAGCCTGGTGTTCAACGAGACAGCCTTCGATAGCAATGCCGGTAGGGACGAGTTTCCGGAGCTTCATAAGGCAGCTAAGAATGCTTGGGTCGCGGGAAAGAAGCTCTGGGATGAGCTTGAATCCGGGAAAGTGGAGCTCGAGCCAAATACAAAGTCCGAAAACAGGTCTGAACCGTGCCCGCATTCGATTACACTATCTGGGTCCGAATTCGAAGCTCGGAATCGGGTTTTGGTGATTCCATGCGGACTGACTCTGTGGTCTCATATTACAGTTGTTGGGACACCCAGATGGGCTCATAAGGAATCTGACCCGCTGATATCGGTCTTGAAGGAAGGGGATGATTCGGTGATGGTGTCGCAGTTTATGATGGAGTTGCAGGGTTTGAAGACTGTGGATGGAGAAGACCCGCCAAGGATATTGCATTTCAATCCCAGATTGAAGGGGGATTGGAGTGGGAGGCCAGTGATCGAACAGAACACGTGTTATAGGATGCAATGGGGATCTGCGTTGAGGTGTGAGGGTTGGAAATCCAGGGCTGATGAAGAAACTG TTGATGGACAGCTGAAATGCGAGAAATGGATTCGTGATGATGATAATCATTCTGAAGAATCCAAAGCCATGTGGTGGCTGAACAGATTGATTGGGCGTACCAAAAAGGTGACTTTAGAGTGGCCATATCCATTTGTGGAGGACAAGTTATTTGTTCTTACTGTGAGTGCTGGCTTGGAAGGTTACCATATCAATGTTGATGGCCGGCATGTCACTTCTTTTCCCTATCGCACG GGATTTGTTTTGGAGGATGCCACTGGACTTTACGTAAATGGAGACATTGATGTGCGCTCTGTATTTGCTGCGTCTTTACCTACATCACATCCAAGCTTTGCACCACAAATGCATCTTGAGATGTCTCCTAAATGGAAAGCTCCACCTGTTCCCTATGATCGTGTGGAGCTTTTCATTGGCATCCTATCTGCTGGAAACCATTTTTCAGAGCGGATGGCTGTGAGGAAGTCATGGATGCAgcataaattaatcaaatcttCACATGTTGTGGCTCGGTTTTTTGTTGCATTG AATGGAAGAAAGGAAGTAAATGTGGAGCTCAAGAAAGAGGCAGAATATTTTGGTGATATTGTTGTAGTTCCTTACATGGACAATTATGACCTAGTTGTTTTGAAGACAATTGCAATTGCCGAGTATGGT GTTCGCACAATGGCAGCAAAGAATATCATGAAGTGTGATGATGACACATTTGTAAGGGTCGATGCTGTGCTTAAGGAGGTGTGCAAAGTCCATGTAGGTAGAAGTCTCTATGTGGGAAATATGAACTACCACCACAAGCCCCTTCGTTATGGTAAATGGGCAGTGACATATGAG GAATGGCCAGAAGAAGATTATCCACCTTATGCAAATGGTCCAGGTTACATAATATCCAGAGACATTGCAGAGTTCATCATTTCTGAGTTTGAAAAACACAGGCTGAGA TTGTTCAAGATGGAAGATGTAAGCATGGGAATGTGGGTGGAGCAGTTCAACCGTTCAAGAACCGTTGAATATCTGCATAGCCAGAAGTTCTGCCAGTTTGGGTGCATCGAAGATTACTTAACTGCACATTACCAATCCCCAAGACAGATGATGTGCATGTGGGGAAAATTGCAGCAATATCATGGAAAACCTCAGTGCTGCAACATGAGATGA
- the LOC107434092 gene encoding uncharacterized protein LOC107434092, with protein MKLIMMILFSTPTVFFISLFLLLLSSSVSSQLCPRNCGKVPLRFPFGGIPGCGDPRFQHYVNCDQESLTFTTHTGSYPVTSIDYEKQVIYISDPSMSTCSCTQPSKGFGLDWDAPFDFHDDTIFVLLDCSSTSSPIYNPSDISSDNIGNSSKVPSCDTGGVPICNSLYSCRPISTNNLPISTCCVYAPVDLGPAFDMDLETLKCSSYSSFYSFNGRESDPNSWKYGMALRYKFNVKNEFPSPCDYCERSFGVCGYTGAYNSFICNCPSGLNTSTGCLFGGPYNTGSTFLPWQTGAWLVYCLPWLLVWLL; from the exons ATGAAGCTGATCATGATGATCCTTTTTTCGACACCAACTGTGTTTTTCATTTCTCTGTTTCTACTCCTACTCTCCTCCTCAGTCTCATCACAACTATGCCCAAGAAACTGTGGGAAAGTCCCTCTCAGGTTTCCATTTGGTGGTATTCCTGGCTGTGGAGACCCACGCTTTCAGCATTATGTGAATTGCGACCAAGAAAGCCTCACCTTCACAACCCACACGGGTTCATACCCAGTGACCTCCATTGATTATGAAAAACAAGTTATTTACATCTCTGACCCTTCCATGTCAACCTGTTCCTGTACTCAGCCAAGCAAAGGCTTTGGACTTGATTGGGATGCTCCTTTTGATTTCCATGACGACACCATCTTTGTTTTGCTTGATTGTTCATCCACTTCTTCACCTATATACAATCCCAGTGATATAAGTTCTGACAATATTGGAAATAGCTCCAAAGTCCCTTCCTGTGATACTGGAGGAGTACCCATTTGCAATTCCTTGTATTCTTGCAGACCCATTAGCACCAATAATCTACCAATCTCTACTTGCTGTGTTTACGCCCCTGTTGATCTCGGACCGGCGTTTGACATGGATTTGGAGACGCTGAAATGTAGCTCTTACTCTAGTTTTTACAGCTTCAATGGCAGAGAATCTGATCCTAATAGTTGGAAGTATGGGATGGCTCTTAGATACAAATTCAATGTGAAAAATGAATTTCCAAGTCCTTGTGACTATTGTGAAAGGAGTTTTGGAGTTTGTGGGTATACTGGAGCTTATAATTCCTTCATCTGTAACTGTCCTAGTGGGCTCAATACCTCAACTGGTTGTCTCTTTGGAGGGCCATACAACACTGGTTCAACGTTTCTACCATGGCAGACTG GGGCGTGGTTGGTGTATTGTTTGCCATGGCTATTGGTTTGGCTGCTGTAG